A single region of the Neisseriaceae bacterium genome encodes:
- the glf gene encoding UDP-galactopyranose mutase yields MGKFLMVGAGFSCAVIARELALLGHQITVIDKNNHIAGNCYSERDRETGVMVHVYGPHIFHTDNQRVWDYINQFTIMMPFINRVKTICRGEVYSLPINLHTINQFFHTTCSPKQARELIDSKADLSIEEPHTFEEQALKFVGRELYETFFRGYTKKQWGVEPSELPASILKRLPLRFNYDDNYFNHTYQGIPKEGYTETVAGILDHPNIEVKLNQPFGKNMKKEYDHIFWSGPLDAWFNFNLGRLGYRTLDFEAFIDEGDFQGNAVINYGDESVPYTRISEHKHFAPWEEHEKTICYKEFSRFCEPKDTPYYPIRLVKDKALLVKYVEQANQESGVTFVGRLGTYRYLDMDVTIKEALETADQVKLALEKQEKLKSFYVDMGV; encoded by the coding sequence ATAGGGAAATTCTTAATGGTGGGGGCAGGATTTTCATGTGCAGTTATAGCAAGAGAATTAGCTTTATTAGGTCATCAGATAACTGTCATTGATAAAAATAACCATATTGCTGGCAATTGTTATTCAGAAAGAGACAGGGAAACTGGTGTTATGGTTCATGTTTATGGGCCACATATCTTTCATACTGATAACCAAAGAGTTTGGGATTATATTAATCAATTTACGATAATGATGCCATTTATTAATCGTGTTAAAACGATTTGTCGAGGTGAAGTGTACTCTTTACCAATTAATTTACATACTATTAATCAATTTTTTCATACAACTTGCTCTCCTAAGCAAGCTAGGGAATTAATAGACAGTAAGGCAGATTTATCAATTGAAGAGCCACATACATTTGAAGAGCAAGCCTTAAAATTTGTAGGAAGAGAACTTTATGAAACTTTTTTTAGAGGCTATACTAAAAAGCAATGGGGTGTAGAGCCTTCAGAATTGCCTGCCAGTATTTTAAAACGATTACCTCTACGGTTTAACTATGATGACAATTATTTTAATCATACATATCAAGGAATACCCAAGGAGGGCTATACTGAGACTGTCGCAGGTATCTTAGATCATCCTAATATTGAAGTAAAACTTAATCAGCCTTTCGGGAAAAATATGAAAAAAGAGTATGATCATATTTTTTGGTCAGGGCCATTGGATGCTTGGTTTAATTTCAATCTAGGTCGTTTAGGTTATAGGACATTAGATTTTGAAGCATTTATTGATGAAGGTGATTTTCAAGGTAATGCAGTGATAAATTATGGTGATGAAAGTGTTCCTTACACAAGGATATCAGAGCATAAGCATTTTGCACCATGGGAAGAGCATGAAAAAACTATATGTTATAAAGAATTTAGTCGTTTCTGTGAGCCTAAAGATACACCTTATTATCCAATTAGATTAGTTAAAGATAAGGCATTGTTAGTAAAATATGTAGAGCAAGCCAACCAAGAAAGTGGTGTAACATTTGTGGGAAGATTGGGGACTTATCGTTATTTGGATATGGACGTTACTATTAAAGAAGCTTTAGAAACAGCTGATCAAGTGAAGCTGGCTTTGGAAAAACAAGAAAAATTAAAATCTTTTTATGTAGATATGGGAGTTTAA
- a CDS encoding glycosyltransferase, with amino-acid sequence MARTIQKGIYPNIHLCSEPKMFFRLDSRTTVDFNQKMLVFFAGGMVNTSTYFNSLSVSKWKQNTNIETLFLRIEYKGALRITFKLSHIGSSTKVLHEQLLQNSGWDEIDIELPFWKNIQSGMLYFEIYALNNSYLRSFSYITYSEALKPIKLGIVITHYNRQQYVISAIKQLKELLLADQEFGHKAELIIVDNSQNLPEIEGVTVIKNTNLGGAGGFTRGLIYLKETPRFTHCLFMDDDASCDVESIKRTIVLLESADNVKFAISGAMLMEKEMYRQYESGAYFDGTCHSVDKGFNLLHEYDLLCNERSKRIDYGAWWFFAFDLNGVEYNSFPYFVRGDDISFSYANKFQVKTMNGICSWQPDFGNKSTPQSVYLDMRNHLMHPLHGFVKGSVVWSMLKSAVLIYAYYAVSYYYDSAQAVNIAIEDVLKGPDFWRQNVNMVDKRKQINQMITTEHPVPIPDNVYSEGVMTKVKIQTTVDISDNGKQITLPSLIRYLTLNGHLLPSIFFHKGFTWVKKSSGSRMTNSFRYKKVVSIMDEEDKCLILEHDKRKFFSCSFRFVYLLSKLILNHKKLSNIYIETYPELTSDEFWKEQYQKGIIQEK; translated from the coding sequence ATGGCTAGAACGATTCAAAAAGGTATTTACCCAAATATACATTTGTGTTCTGAACCTAAAATGTTTTTTAGGTTAGATTCTAGGACTACTGTTGATTTTAATCAAAAAATGTTGGTATTTTTTGCTGGTGGAATGGTGAATACTTCTACTTATTTCAATAGTTTAAGTGTAAGTAAATGGAAACAAAATACTAATATTGAAACTTTATTTCTACGAATTGAATATAAAGGGGCATTAAGAATAACATTTAAGTTAAGTCATATAGGTAGTAGTACTAAAGTTTTACATGAGCAGTTACTGCAGAATAGTGGTTGGGATGAAATTGATATTGAATTACCATTTTGGAAAAATATTCAGAGTGGAATGTTGTATTTTGAAATTTATGCCTTAAATAATAGTTACCTGCGTTCTTTTTCATATATTACTTATTCTGAAGCATTAAAGCCAATTAAATTAGGTATTGTTATTACTCACTATAATAGACAGCAGTATGTTATTTCCGCCATAAAACAGTTAAAGGAATTATTGTTAGCAGATCAAGAGTTTGGGCATAAGGCTGAATTAATTATCGTTGATAACAGTCAGAATTTACCAGAAATTGAAGGTGTAACAGTTATTAAAAATACCAATTTAGGTGGTGCTGGGGGATTTACTCGGGGATTAATTTATTTAAAAGAAACACCAAGATTCACACATTGTTTATTTATGGATGATGATGCCTCATGTGATGTTGAATCCATTAAAAGAACTATAGTATTACTTGAGTCAGCAGATAATGTTAAATTTGCAATATCTGGCGCAATGTTAATGGAAAAGGAAATGTACCGACAATACGAATCGGGAGCCTATTTTGATGGTACTTGCCATTCGGTGGATAAGGGGTTTAATTTGTTACACGAGTATGATTTATTGTGTAATGAAAGATCTAAACGGATTGATTATGGCGCTTGGTGGTTTTTTGCTTTTGATCTAAATGGTGTAGAATACAATTCTTTTCCTTATTTTGTAAGAGGAGATGATATTAGTTTTTCTTATGCTAATAAATTTCAAGTTAAAACAATGAATGGGATTTGTTCTTGGCAACCTGATTTTGGAAACAAAAGTACACCTCAATCTGTGTATTTGGATATGCGTAATCATTTAATGCATCCTTTGCATGGTTTTGTTAAAGGTAGTGTGGTATGGAGTATGTTAAAAAGTGCCGTGTTGATTTATGCATACTATGCGGTATCATATTATTATGATTCCGCGCAGGCAGTTAATATTGCAATCGAGGATGTATTAAAAGGACCTGATTTCTGGCGGCAAAATGTAAATATGGTTGATAAAAGAAAGCAGATCAACCAAATGATAACCACAGAACATCCTGTACCGATTCCTGATAATGTATATTCTGAAGGTGTTATGACCAAAGTTAAAATACAGACAACAGTGGATATATCGGATAATGGTAAACAGATAACCCTACCATCATTGATACGGTATCTTACCTTGAATGGACATTTGTTACCTAGTATTTTTTTTCACAAAGGATTTACTTGGGTAAAAAAATCATCTGGTTCAAGAATGACAAATTCATTCAGATATAAAAAAGTGGTGTCGATCATGGATGAAGAGGATAAATGTCTAATATTAGAACATGATAAGAGGAAATTTTTTAGTTGCTCTTTCCGATTTGTATATTTATTGTCAAAGTTGATATTGAATCATAAAAAATTAAGTAATATTTATATTGAAACTTATCCGGAGTTGACTAGTGATGAATTTTGGAAAGAACAATATCAGAAAGGGATTATTCAGGAGAAATAA
- a CDS encoding glycosyl transferase, with protein sequence MTNVVQTSTFPKLTLCTEKGLYFRHNCLVDISLLEQNITLFQGGILLTNTYFNSVSIGKLKKYTGIHQLSFRIIFFGHIKLTWKVKAIQRSDFVLQENILNNEQLSEVIINLPFWNELTEGMLFFEVQALDISQISSFEYVTEQPALHDVRLGIVITHFNQQQILLPAIERLKNGLFNNDVLKSKISICVIDNSQNLPEIEGIEVIKNPNLGGSGGFSRGLVYYQHQSQFTHCLFMDDDASCEIESIRRTLFYLSYTENTNLAILGAMLRECEQNMQHESGGVFNGLCRSVKSHFNLLMTEDILLNEIEERIDYGAWWFFAFPISKVKYLSFPYFVRGDDISFSLANDFDLLTVNGICSWQVDFAYKAGPIQLYLDQRNHIMHFLHGLVLNTSKKMFLKTSLILFILNALSYQYESAKACTIALQDILKGPDFWRDNIDMLEKRKEIASITKREKIRAIPLDLQKRAVRGKPHENNLTKIIRMLSLNGHLIPSVFFSSKPIWQYKHYGVRLREVFLHKEVIYFTDIGSEDGIVLKHSKKMFFSCLWSHFIAVVRLCKNARKLRREYIATYPELTSEKFWQKQFDRIDI encoded by the coding sequence ATGACTAATGTAGTTCAAACCTCAACATTTCCCAAATTAACACTCTGTACCGAAAAGGGGTTATATTTTCGTCATAATTGTTTAGTAGATATTTCTTTATTAGAACAGAATATTACACTTTTCCAAGGTGGTATTTTGTTAACTAATACCTATTTTAATAGTGTTAGTATTGGAAAACTTAAAAAGTATACTGGTATACATCAATTATCGTTCCGTATTATTTTTTTTGGGCATATCAAATTAACTTGGAAAGTCAAAGCGATACAGCGTAGTGATTTTGTCTTACAGGAAAATATTCTGAATAATGAGCAACTATCAGAGGTGATTATAAATCTTCCTTTTTGGAATGAGTTAACTGAGGGGATGTTATTTTTTGAAGTCCAAGCTTTAGATATTAGCCAAATTAGCTCTTTTGAATATGTTACGGAGCAACCAGCATTGCATGACGTTCGTCTAGGGATTGTTATTACACATTTTAATCAACAGCAGATTTTATTACCTGCTATTGAAAGATTAAAGAATGGATTATTCAATAACGATGTACTAAAGTCTAAGATTAGTATCTGTGTAATTGATAATAGTCAAAACTTACCTGAAATTGAAGGTATTGAGGTAATAAAGAATCCTAATTTAGGAGGTTCCGGTGGTTTTTCACGTGGGTTAGTTTATTATCAACACCAAAGTCAATTTACACATTGTTTGTTTATGGATGATGATGCTTCGTGTGAAATTGAATCTATTCGTAGGACTTTATTTTATTTGTCTTATACAGAGAATACAAATTTAGCAATTTTAGGTGCCATGCTACGAGAGTGTGAGCAGAATATGCAACATGAAAGTGGGGGTGTGTTTAATGGCCTATGTCGTTCAGTAAAATCTCATTTCAACTTACTTATGACTGAGGATATTCTATTAAATGAAATAGAGGAACGTATTGATTATGGTGCCTGGTGGTTTTTTGCTTTTCCCATAAGTAAAGTTAAATATCTTTCTTTTCCTTATTTTGTCAGAGGGGATGATATTAGTTTTTCATTGGCTAATGACTTTGATTTACTAACTGTCAACGGTATTTGTTCCTGGCAAGTAGATTTCGCATATAAAGCTGGTCCTATTCAATTGTACTTGGATCAACGTAATCATATAATGCATTTTTTGCATGGATTGGTCTTGAATACAAGTAAGAAAATGTTTTTAAAAACTTCACTTATTTTGTTTATACTTAATGCCCTTTCTTATCAGTATGAATCAGCGAAAGCTTGTACTATAGCATTACAGGATATTTTAAAAGGACCCGATTTTTGGCGTGATAATATTGATATGTTGGAGAAAAGAAAAGAAATAGCATCGATTACAAAAAGAGAAAAAATACGGGCAATACCATTAGATTTACAGAAAAGAGCGGTTAGGGGAAAACCACATGAAAATAATTTAACCAAAATAATTAGAATGCTATCTTTAAATGGTCATTTGATCCCAAGTGTTTTTTTTAGTTCTAAGCCAATATGGCAATACAAACATTATGGTGTCCGGTTGAGGGAGGTTTTTTTACATAAAGAGGTTATTTACTTTACTGATATAGGTTCAGAAGACGGAATAGTGTTGAAGCATAGTAAAAAAATGTTTTTTAGTTGCCTTTGGAGTCATTTTATTGCAGTAGTACGGTTATGTAAAAATGCTAGAAAATTACGTCGGGAGTATATTGCGACGTACCCAGAGTTAACTAGTGAGAAGTTTTGGCAAAAACAATTTGATAGAATCGATATTTGA
- a CDS encoding ATP-binding cassette domain-containing protein, protein MNIRLDNVSVRFPIYDAKQRSFKQKVLNITTGGRIVTNSSRITEVESLKNINLNLQEGDRVALVGHNGSGKTTLLRVMSGVYYPVEGKVLVEGKVTSLLDSMLGMDGEATGLENIKLRGLFLDFKPFEMKRYVEDIIEFSELGDFIYMPVRTYSSGMVLRLAFSILTCVQPEILLMDEWMSVGDDHFRNKAEKRLTQFIDKAGILVLATHDKLLADRLCNKHVFLEHGKIVDYKEISYD, encoded by the coding sequence ATGAATATTAGACTGGATAATGTAAGTGTTCGCTTTCCTATTTATGATGCTAAACAACGTTCGTTTAAACAAAAAGTTTTAAATATTACTACCGGAGGTAGAATTGTTACTAATAGTAGTAGGATTACTGAAGTGGAATCATTAAAAAATATTAATTTGAATCTACAAGAGGGGGATAGGGTCGCTTTGGTAGGACATAATGGATCGGGTAAGACTACTTTATTAAGAGTGATGTCTGGGGTTTATTATCCTGTGGAAGGTAAAGTTTTAGTAGAAGGTAAAGTTACCAGCTTACTGGATTCTATGTTGGGTATGGATGGAGAAGCCACAGGTTTAGAAAATATTAAATTGAGAGGTCTTTTCTTAGATTTCAAGCCATTTGAGATGAAGAGGTATGTGGAAGATATTATTGAATTTAGTGAATTAGGTGATTTTATTTATATGCCTGTGCGTACTTATTCGAGTGGAATGGTGTTACGTTTGGCTTTTTCAATTTTGACTTGCGTACAGCCAGAAATCTTGTTAATGGATGAGTGGATGAGTGTGGGGGATGATCATTTTAGAAATAAAGCTGAGAAAAGATTAACGCAATTTATTGACAAAGCTGGAATCTTAGTATTGGCAACACATGATAAATTATTGGCGGATAGGCTTTGTAACAAACATGTTTTTTTAGAGCATGGAAAAATTGTGGATTATAAGGAAATATCTTATGACTAA
- a CDS encoding ABC transporter permease, with product MLENFINKLGLYIVNLVDSKFTEAYLDIKTSFINYYLWVTLGWYDVLARYRRSTLGPIWITLSMLVTIGTMGPLYGSLFQLNLGEFIPHLTLGMIFWMLISISLNEFCSAFIESQNYLKQVKMPLSVFVLRVLYRQFIIFCHNIAIYPIVIFVAGMQLNWNILWFFPAFFILLVNLYAMGMVISIFCTRYRDMTPVIASLMQLMFFVTPIIWSLEQLPENRRFLAAWNPFGILLDLVRQPLLGIMPTSYNWIVGITLAVVGLLIAFFVLAKTRRRVTYWL from the coding sequence ATGCTAGAAAATTTCATCAATAAATTAGGATTATACATAGTGAATTTAGTGGATTCCAAGTTTACAGAAGCTTATCTTGATATAAAAACTTCTTTTATAAATTATTATCTGTGGGTAACATTGGGCTGGTATGATGTGTTAGCTCGTTATAGGCGATCCACCTTAGGCCCAATTTGGATAACTTTAAGTATGCTTGTGACTATTGGTACCATGGGTCCTTTATATGGGTCTTTATTTCAATTAAACTTAGGAGAATTTATTCCTCATTTGACGTTAGGAATGATCTTTTGGATGCTGATTTCTATTTCATTGAATGAGTTTTGCTCAGCGTTTATAGAGTCTCAGAATTATTTAAAACAAGTTAAAATGCCTCTTTCTGTTTTTGTTTTGAGGGTACTTTATCGACAATTTATTATTTTTTGCCACAACATTGCGATTTATCCAATTGTGATTTTTGTCGCTGGTATGCAGTTGAACTGGAATATTTTATGGTTTTTCCCAGCCTTTTTCATTTTATTAGTGAACCTTTATGCAATGGGTATGGTTATTTCTATTTTTTGTACAAGATATAGAGATATGACCCCTGTCATAGCTAGTTTGATGCAACTAATGTTTTTTGTAACTCCAATTATTTGGAGTCTAGAGCAACTGCCAGAAAATAGAAGATTTTTAGCCGCTTGGAATCCATTTGGTATTTTATTAGACTTAGTCAGACAGCCTTTGTTGGGTATTATGCCGACTAGCTATAATTGGATCGTAGGAATTACTTTGGCAGTGGTTGGTTTATTAATTGCCTTTTTTGTGTTGGCTAAAACGCGTCGTAGAGTTACTTATTGGTTATAG
- a CDS encoding prephenate dehydrogenase/arogenate dehydrogenase family protein gives MQFKTITIIGIGLIGGSIAHDLKEKKLVNKIIGIDTQSENLRIAKQKKIIDIALSSINQVSLDVDIVIIATPVSMIFEVLQLIGQFQLKPNTIITDVASTKRSVLEAYQYYLPDHYSYCVAAHPVAGCEKSGVNNIIPYLFNQQKIIICPHELQNAQSIQTIKRLWELLESQIYIMPAEVHDQIFAMTSHFPHILAYAFMNQLNNDVFKEKYLNFAGTGFRDFTRIAGSDSEMWSGICVENQDFLLLLLEHYFSELEVIKNLLESKDKDQLKSYFSTSQQLRQVWENNKI, from the coding sequence ATGCAATTTAAAACTATAACGATCATAGGAATAGGTCTAATTGGAGGTTCTATAGCCCATGATTTAAAAGAGAAGAAACTTGTTAATAAAATTATAGGCATTGATACACAAAGTGAAAATTTGAGAATTGCTAAGCAAAAGAAAATTATAGATATTGCGTTATCGAGTATTAATCAGGTATCTTTAGATGTAGATATTGTTATAATTGCCACACCAGTTAGTATGATTTTTGAGGTATTACAGTTGATTGGTCAGTTTCAATTGAAACCTAACACTATTATTACAGATGTGGCAAGTACCAAAAGAAGTGTATTAGAAGCGTATCAGTACTATTTACCTGATCACTATTCATATTGTGTTGCAGCACACCCAGTAGCTGGGTGTGAGAAAAGTGGTGTTAATAATATAATTCCTTATTTGTTTAACCAACAAAAAATTATTATATGTCCTCATGAGCTTCAAAATGCACAGAGTATACAGACAATAAAACGGCTATGGGAGTTACTAGAATCTCAAATATATATTATGCCAGCGGAAGTACATGATCAAATATTTGCAATGACAAGTCATTTTCCCCATATATTGGCTTATGCTTTTATGAATCAATTAAACAACGATGTCTTTAAAGAAAAGTACCTAAATTTTGCGGGGACAGGTTTTAGGGATTTTACCAGAATCGCGGGTAGTGACTCAGAAATGTGGTCAGGGATTTGTGTTGAGAATCAAGATTTTTTATTACTATTATTAGAACACTATTTTAGTGAGTTAGAAGTGATAAAGAATTTGTTAGAAAGTAAGGATAAAGATCAACTAAAATCTTATTTTTCGACTTCCCAGCAGCTTAGGCAGGTATGGGAAAATAACAAAATTTAG
- a CDS encoding 3'-5' exonuclease, which yields MLSDNKPINILVFDIETIPDVSGIRILNNLGRDLSDNDVVQWAQQKQRSETGNDCIPLYLHQVVAISCCFCRDNKIDVKSIGNLQDSEKVIIQTFFDILKKYQVQLVSWNGVGFDLPVLQHRALVHGVIAGDYWNRYEFNSELKWNNCITHHCMKYCDLMNILAGYQDRACAPLHDMARLCGFPGKLGMDGAQVLQVYQQGGIEKIRNTCETDAMDIYLLFLRFQLMKGSIEEVEYLNKIQNLKDYLKSESSEHFLAYLSHFSD from the coding sequence ATGTTGTCGGACAATAAACCAATTAATATTTTGGTATTTGATATAGAAACAATTCCTGATGTGTCTGGTATAAGAATTTTAAATAATTTGGGTCGTGATCTATCAGATAATGATGTTGTTCAATGGGCACAACAGAAGCAAAGAAGTGAAACTGGGAATGATTGTATACCACTTTATTTACACCAAGTCGTGGCTATATCATGTTGCTTTTGTCGGGATAATAAAATTGATGTAAAATCAATTGGGAACTTACAGGATTCGGAAAAAGTAATTATCCAAACATTTTTTGATATTTTAAAAAAATATCAAGTTCAGTTGGTTAGCTGGAATGGCGTTGGTTTTGATTTACCTGTTTTACAACATAGAGCATTGGTTCATGGAGTAATAGCTGGAGATTATTGGAATAGGTATGAATTTAATTCTGAGTTAAAATGGAATAATTGTATTACTCATCATTGTATGAAATACTGTGATTTAATGAATATCTTGGCAGGTTATCAGGATAGGGCTTGTGCACCGTTGCATGATATGGCGAGGTTATGTGGATTTCCGGGCAAATTAGGGATGGATGGTGCACAGGTTTTACAAGTATACCAACAAGGTGGTATTGAGAAAATTAGAAACACTTGTGAAACTGATGCGATGGATATTTATTTATTATTTTTGAGGTTTCAATTAATGAAAGGATCGATAGAGGAAGTTGAATATCTAAATAAGATCCAAAATTTAAAAGATTATTTAAAATCTGAATCATCAGAACATTTTTTGGCATACTTAAGTCATTTTTCTGATTGA
- a CDS encoding alpha/beta fold hydrolase, translated as MEYQEKYKSKSIWCKLNGLIIHVRHWERKNRPKLLLLHGWMDTSASFQFIVDNLSTQWDIYAMDWRGMGLSEHMSSGYYDRAVMISDLSQLVDLISPQESIHILGHSLGGMLSSLYTGIMPGRVRSLILAEGFGVSDEPEEQSVQRMRKFLRGLSKNLRTSDVKNREHYIQKLIKANPMLSYEKAFYLSYSLLKNQAGELVLSADIKHQISQPFPYNLNCYEKFWKKITCPILWLQGDFVAHNLVLNSIKDSLEYRYQLLGAPQKVVLEGVGHMIHWEASEQMAYAIEKFLREII; from the coding sequence ATGGAATATCAAGAAAAATATAAGTCCAAGTCGATTTGGTGTAAACTTAATGGCTTAATCATTCATGTAAGACATTGGGAAAGAAAGAATAGACCTAAATTGTTACTTTTACATGGGTGGATGGATACTTCTGCTAGTTTTCAATTCATAGTTGATAATTTAAGTACTCAGTGGGATATTTATGCTATGGATTGGCGGGGGATGGGATTGTCAGAACATATGTCATCAGGATATTATGATAGAGCAGTGATGATTTCTGATTTATCTCAGTTGGTTGATTTGATTAGTCCTCAAGAGTCTATTCATATTTTAGGGCATAGTTTAGGCGGTATGTTGTCATCTTTATATACAGGTATCATGCCTGGTAGGGTGAGATCTTTGATTTTAGCTGAGGGATTTGGTGTGTCTGATGAACCTGAAGAACAATCAGTGCAACGGATGAGAAAGTTTTTAAGAGGGCTTTCTAAAAATTTACGTACATCTGATGTAAAAAATAGAGAGCATTATATTCAAAAATTGATCAAAGCTAATCCTATGTTGTCTTATGAAAAAGCATTTTACTTAAGTTATTCCTTATTAAAAAATCAGGCGGGTGAATTGGTATTGAGTGCGGATATCAAGCATCAAATTAGTCAACCTTTTCCCTATAATTTAAATTGTTATGAAAAATTTTGGAAGAAAATCACATGCCCTATTCTTTGGCTACAAGGTGATTTTGTAGCACATAACTTGGTTTTAAACAGTATTAAAGATAGTTTGGAGTATAGATACCAGTTATTAGGTGCTCCCCAAAAAGTTGTATTAGAAGGTGTTGGACATATGATTCATTGGGAAGCCTCTGAGCAGATGGCTTATGCGATAGAGAAATTTTTACGTGAGATAATATAA
- a CDS encoding thioredoxin fold domain-containing protein, which produces MKKTNTFTRVSLVGLLILLGTIGCTVPIDRDLSQAKDKMNKFLAGYGLTIKSSKYKDTLGLYEFVVNGNKIIYLDEKMNNVLIGDVININTKENYTDQRLNQLEVIDFNKLPLDQAVKVVQGNGQVAIAVFTDPDCPFCKKLEQDLKKVDNITIYNFLYPIDSLHPNAKKKSTQIWCQGNKRSQVWVDYMRDNKAIPKVSECSNPIQKNLKLGDDVGIYGTPVIFLPDGKRIGGYIPYGEFTKIINQYRKK; this is translated from the coding sequence ATGAAGAAAACGAACACTTTTACAAGAGTAAGTTTGGTTGGTTTGTTGATACTATTAGGAACAATTGGGTGTACTGTTCCAATTGATAGGGATTTATCTCAAGCCAAGGATAAAATGAATAAATTTTTGGCAGGTTATGGCCTGACTATAAAATCTTCTAAGTATAAGGACACTTTGGGATTATATGAATTTGTAGTTAATGGAAATAAAATCATTTACTTAGATGAGAAAATGAATAACGTTTTGATTGGTGATGTAATTAATATTAATACCAAGGAAAACTACACAGATCAGAGACTTAATCAGCTAGAAGTGATTGATTTTAATAAGTTACCCTTGGATCAGGCAGTGAAGGTTGTACAAGGGAATGGGCAAGTCGCAATAGCTGTTTTTACTGATCCTGATTGTCCTTTTTGTAAAAAATTAGAGCAAGATCTAAAAAAAGTGGATAATATTACTATCTATAATTTTTTGTATCCCATTGATAGTTTACATCCTAATGCCAAGAAAAAATCTACTCAAATTTGGTGTCAAGGAAATAAAAGATCCCAGGTATGGGTAGATTATATGAGGGATAATAAAGCAATCCCGAAAGTCTCGGAGTGTTCCAATCCTATTCAAAAAAATTTAAAGCTTGGAGATGATGTAGGAATTTATGGCACACCTGTGATTTTTCTTCCCGATGGAAAGAGGATAGGTGGTTACATTCCTTATGGTGAATTTACAAAAATAATTAATCAATATAGAAAGAAATGA
- the ftsZ gene encoding cell division protein FtsZ yields MELVYNIAEDKVDSAVVKVIGVGGGGCNAINNMINSGLRGVEFISANTDAQSLKNNLAGTQVRLGANLTKGLGAGADPEVGRQAALENRELIAEVIKGAHMLFITTGMGGGTGTGASPVIAGIAKEMGILTVAVVTRPFEYEGKRNQIAQEGIEALKEFVDSLIVIPNDNLLNVLGEDVSMREAFKAADSILTSAVLGIHEVVSSAGLINLDFSDVKNIMSIRGIAMMGSAEESGDDRARLATEKAISNPLLDNISLKGAKGVLLNITTAPGSLRMSEYREIMSIIDDYVDPSAERKYGTVEDENMDEDTIRVTIIATDLKDNSEVRQSSHLNIINNSEATGTEGIMGLGSIIRSGRNSGRSNRLTAEDFKKQSVMDNFEVPAMLRRQVD; encoded by the coding sequence ATGGAATTAGTATATAACATAGCGGAGGACAAAGTAGATTCTGCAGTTGTGAAAGTCATTGGTGTTGGTGGTGGTGGTTGTAATGCTATCAATAATATGATTAATTCTGGATTAAGAGGTGTTGAGTTTATTAGTGCAAATACAGATGCACAGTCCTTAAAAAATAATTTAGCAGGTACACAGGTTAGACTCGGTGCTAATCTTACTAAAGGGCTAGGTGCTGGTGCAGATCCGGAGGTTGGAAGGCAAGCAGCTTTAGAAAATAGAGAGTTAATTGCAGAAGTCATCAAAGGTGCACATATGCTGTTTATCACAACTGGGATGGGGGGCGGTACAGGCACGGGGGCATCACCGGTTATTGCTGGAATTGCTAAGGAAATGGGAATTTTAACGGTGGCAGTAGTGACCAGACCTTTTGAGTATGAAGGTAAGCGTAATCAGATTGCACAAGAGGGTATCGAAGCTTTAAAAGAATTTGTAGATTCTCTCATTGTGATTCCAAATGATAATCTTTTGAATGTGTTAGGTGAAGATGTTTCTATGAGAGAAGCATTTAAGGCTGCAGATAGTATTTTAACTTCTGCAGTATTGGGGATACATGAAGTAGTAAGTAGTGCTGGGCTCATTAATCTTGATTTTAGTGATGTGAAAAATATTATGAGCATCCGTGGTATTGCGATGATGGGATCTGCTGAGGAATCTGGAGACGATAGGGCAAGATTGGCTACTGAAAAAGCGATTTCAAATCCTCTATTGGATAATATATCATTGAAGGGTGCAAAAGGTGTTTTGCTTAATATTACTACAGCACCTGGCTCTTTGAGAATGTCAGAATATCGAGAAATAATGTCTATTATTGATGATTATGTTGATCCTTCAGCTGAAAGGAAATATGGCACTGTTGAAGATGAAAACATGGATGAAGATACTATTCGTGTTACTATTATCGCTACTGATTTGAAAGATAACTCAGAGGTTAGACAAAGTAGTCATCTGAATATCATTAACAACAGTGAGGCCACTGGGACTGAAGGTATAATGGGTTTGGGATCTATTATTCGTTCAGGAAGAAATTCGGGGAGATCGAATAGATTAACAGCTGAAGATTTTAAGAAACAGTCTGTTATGGATAATTTTGAAGTTCCTGCAATGTTAAGAAGGCAGGTAGATTAG